The sequence below is a genomic window from Littorina saxatilis isolate snail1 unplaced genomic scaffold, US_GU_Lsax_2.0 scaffold_519, whole genome shotgun sequence.
tcttgtcgatcactcagatcaAGGTGTActaaaaaatgtgagaaaaaaaatggaaaaaaaaaattcacaagaGAAAGTTTAGACACAGAAAAGCagggtttatttatttttagatcaaggtgtactaaaaataaataaaccctGCTTTTCTGTGTCTAAACTTTCCCTTGTGACAATTTTTTCACACGGGAAAGAAGATATTACACTCTCATACATAAATaaattcagttttctggggaacaCAAGAAGAGAGTAAAGACATCTGTTAGGGGAGGAGATCAATTCTATGGTGGTCTCAGAAAGCTAGGTTCTATTGTACATTTATTTAGACCACTGTGTGAAATCAAATAAGAAGCTGTATATCAATATACATCACTTGAAAATCCCCCCAAAAGACAAAGTTTGAACTAACATGTCCATAAAAGCTGCAAAATACACCACGAACATATAGAGTTAGACAATAGAATTGATGAAAAATGTACAGTGAGTGTTTACCAAACTGTATCTTCCCTTGTTTGTCCATAGTAGTCCTCTATGGCTCTTAAAATAAAACTGAACATGTCTGAGGGCTTTAACATCAATCTTCACAGCTACTGCCTGGTGGTGATACTAGAACTTCCTGTGTTGATGTCTTTTTATCCCAGCCTTGTTGTGCCCTGATTGGAAGACAGTATCACAAGTAGTGGCCACCATCGGACAAAACACTGTCTGTCTTGCActggaaaaaacaaaacattctggaATTACAAAGATATAAAAACTTTTTCAAACAAACCCGAAGGTTTGTTGTATTGAGCTCCCTACATTCGCTCAAAGGGAACACACTATCATTCATTTataaacaaataaccacacacacacacacacacacacacacaaacaaatagcaCACACCCAAAAACATAACTTTCACAACCAGACTGAAGAACACACAACCCTTATCTCAAATTTTCTTCCTGCAATAGAAAGTGAAGGCTGGAGCTCATACAGTGTATtgctaacagtaacacacaacCATAAGTAATTTTGCTGTTCAAACGGTCATTGTAAATCATGAATGAATTAACTCAACATAAACTTAGAGACACAAGTAATATtatattgctgtgtgtgtaaaACAGCGTTTGAGCTATTGTTTAGGCTAGCATGTACGTTTTAACTTATACAGTACCAGAAGGTGCACAAAATACCGAACCATTTACCATTCCAGCAAGAGTTTtctaatagacgatgttcagaaataactttCAGGATTTTCAAGTCTATTGCTATTAGAGTAAGACTAAGAGCCTCTTTTAAGtggtcaagcttttcaaacttAGACGAAACAAGTATTAAGCTTCTGAACAGGTTTATCCTGTGATCGGGACTaacaactaactctgatgtgtatgttatgcagcgtGTGCACAATACTATGCCACTTTCTGTAAATGATCAACGTTCACAAGTTTATCAGAGTTCCCGATGATTGCTGGCCTATGTGCTATAGTGATCCCTCTCAACATGTTCTGATTGATGTGACGTGAGTTTCATAAAACACATGTGCTTAGAGAACACTTCCACTGATCTGCAAACAATCGGCTCTGATGTGCAtagttttgaaagaaaagggtattataatataattatatatgagCGCCgactgcataacatacatattagagttatttgtttgttctgaTCGCAGGATAAAGCTGATAAGAAGTGTGGTGCATTCTTCGCCTTGTTTTGAAAAGCTTGTCCTTGTAAAATGAGCTCTTCATCTACCACACCGACCAAACATCGGGACAAAAGTTATTTCCGTAAGACGTCTATTCACAGTTATCTTCAAACAGGGGAGGGTAGCGAAAGGGGTAAACAAAATCCCAGGACCACTTAACTTCTACAAACTTAAAAACATACCTGAGTTCTTCCGGAGGCGGCCACCATTTTGACCCTTGTGAGTTGTCCCTCTTCTCTTACTCCAACAGCTTGTCTGTCATCAGTTTCTTGATGAACAATGGAAATAAATTAGAAATCAGTTACAAAGTTACATAAGTCAAAACGTTTTAGCGACAAAACAATGATAACTGTTCACAACCACACACTGTTGACTGTACTTAAACCTGTCGTCTATCTACGACTATACGTGGCTCCAtgtttgaaaagatagggcttaGAAGCATGTACCGAACTCAGTACAGTGAAGGCGGCCTGAAACCTTGACAGATTCATTTAACGCTTGACTTTTGCTGTGATAACTTCCTGTTTGCTCCCTCTATATTCAAGAGGCACCAAAGGGAACAAATACGCCTTGGTGGAGATTCAAACTCAGGAACTCACGATTTCAGGGCTGATGTTCTAACCACTTTATACTACTGCGCCAATTATGACAAGCGCTGAACAATTTATAcattttatgttatttttggaGCAGCATCTATTTCATACCTTTATCCATCAATTGCTCAGGAGTGAATTTAACTACTTCTTGGATAGCTATACTTGAACTGCACAGAGATTTGGAGAGATTAAATCAATAAATTACTGTTCTTCTACTTAACTTGTATGTTGTAAATAGATATCACATTCACAGCCATCACATCGCgtgaatgtcgtgtagcatggtATTGGTAACATAAAACATGTGCTGTAATttcgtgaaacatgtttgcaaaataACGGCGAAGTTTACAGACAATTTTGACGCTATTGCAATGCATGAATCATTGAATGGTATTAATTCCACCTTAGCATAGAAACAAATTGTAACTTTTGCATCTTTGTTAAAACTGATGGAGTGGCCTAGTGGTCATGACATCCCCCCCGAAATCTTGAGGTCCGAATCTGGTATACTATGAGTAGCAACAAGAATAATGTGTATGCTTCCTTTGACCCTAGCCTGTTTATTGCAAACCTAAACCGATTAGTAGTGGTGACAGACAGGGCTGGATTTAACACAGATGAATATATGTGTGAGTTATTAATGTAATGGTCAACAAGTTACCATACTTTTTTAAATGGAAGAAGAGCATTATCACATTGACCATTGTTGGCAGCATTGTGCAAAATACCCATACCATTCTGGATTATTGAATTGATTGACCCCAACATGGACCAAAACTCATTAACATTATTAAATAACAATCACTCTGTAATGATTAACAACTTTTGGTTACATTTTCAAATGTTACTACATGTAGTCAGAAAGAGGTGTACACCACTGTATAGAATTAGAAGAGTATTACTATTACTAAGTTGCAAACCCCACTTTTATAAAGTAATTGCTAGAGAGAATTTCAAACACCACCAGAATAATGTAATGAACATCGGGTTTTCTTTTCAGATCTCCTGGATTTATAAACAAAAGCTGCTAATTCAAAACCTACAACTCATCCAAAGATGGAAAAAAAAACATGGTTCGAGATTAGCATTGCGATCATCCTTTAAAATAACACAGCTTAAGATTTGAAATACATACTAACCAAGCCTATGTATACAACTGCTTGTTGTACTACTATGGTCACAAAACTGCCATTGCCAGGGAATGCTAAAACAGATAAAGGCGATGGATATAGCTTTCTGTCAGCACATTGAATAACAGTGAAAATGAAATTAAGGGATGTCTGGCTGACGGTAACAATAGCAACCACAGTCAGCATTAACCGGAAAGATTTGTGTGTGTAGCCAAGCCTAATGATATTCACCTGTTTTTGCATGATGAAGGAGTGGTATATGCAGAAATTCCAGCAGCGGACCCAGGTATCCTAGACTGGTCAGGCTCTGAATGTACTCTTGCCATAGAACTTCTTTGTGAGAGGCACCCACCAATAAGTCCTCGGACCTGAAAACAACACATAAAATAC
It includes:
- the LOC138955360 gene encoding uncharacterized protein isoform X2, with the protein product MNHKVEITVRGLIGGCLSQRSSMARVHSEPDQSRIPGSAAGISAYTTPSSCKNSIPWQWQFCDHSSTTSSCIHRLETDDRQAVGVREEGQLTRVKMVAASGRTQCKTDSVLSDGGHYL
- the LOC138955360 gene encoding uncharacterized protein isoform X1, with the protein product MLPLSPQEMYGTETKIQYNLQESESQPSLENLGLTTLYQVRGLIGGCLSQRSSMARVHSEPDQSRIPGSAAGISAYTTPSSCKNSIPWQWQFCDHSSTTSSCIHRLETDDRQAVGVREEGQLTRVKMVAASGRTQCKTDSVLSDGGHYL